The sequence CGGCAGGCGAAGCAGATGGTCGCGGCCGGCAAGGAACCCTGGACCTCGGCCTACCGGTCACTCCTGACCAGCCGCTACGCCTCGCTCGACTACACCCCGCACCCGGCCGACGTGGTGCCCTGCCCCTTCAACAGCGGCCCGCAGTCCTGCCTCGACGAACGACAGGACGCGATCGCCGCCTACACCCATGCCCTGCTGTGGTCGGTGAACGGCAGGACCGCCCACGCGCGCAAGGCCGTACAGATCATGGACGCCTGGTCGGCCGTGATGAAGACGCACCGCGAGGACAACGCCGCACTCCAGGCCGCCTGGTCCGGATCCAGCTGGGCGCGCGCCGCCGAGATCATGAACGCCGACTACCCCGACTGGGGGCAATCGCGGGTCGACCGGTTCAAGCGGATGCTGCGCACGGCCTACCTGCCGGCCGTCCGCACCCAGGTGCCCGCCTACAACGGCAACTGGGAACTGGCCATGACCGACGCCGCCGTCTCCATCGCCGTCTTCCTGGAGGACCAGGTGATCTTCCGGGAGTCGCTGGAGCGGTTCCGGGCGCGCGTGCCCGCGTACTTCTACCTCCGGTCGGACGGCCCGCGCCCGATGGCCCCGCAGTACGCCGCCATCCACACCGCCGACCAGGTCAAGGCGTACTGGTTCGACCAGGGCACCTACGTCGACGGCATCGCCCAGGAGACCTGCCGCAACCTGATGCACGTCGGCTACGCGCTCGCCGCGTCCGCGCACATCGCCGAGACCGCCTGGCACCAGGGCGTCGACCTGTACGGCGAGCAGTCCGCCCGGCTGCGCACCGCGCTGGAGTTCCACGCGAAGTACCAGCTCGGGGCCGAGGCCCCGCCGTGGCTGTGCGGGGGCAAGGTGGAGCGGACCATGGGGCCCGACCTGGAGGTGGCCCTGCACCACTACGAGACACGGACCGGCGCGAAGCTCCCGTACACCCGCGCCCTGGTCGAGAAGACCCGGCCGGCCGGGACGGACGAGCTGTTCGTGGCCTGGGAAACGGTCAGCCACGGAGAGGCGCCTTGATCCGAAAGACAGGCCCTAGGGTTCGGTCATGGATCTCGAAGAGTTCGGCAGGGCGCGGTACGTCAGTCTCACCACCTTCCGCAAGGACGGCACGCCCGTGGCGACGCCGGTGTGGGCGGTGGCCGACGCGGGTGAGCTGTACGTGTGGACGCGCAGCGATTCGTGGAAGGTCAAGCGGATCCGCAACAACGGGCGGGTCACCGTCACCGCGTGCGACATGCGCGGGCGCGTCGAGGAAGGGGCGCAGGCGCGGGAGGGTGAGGCCCGGCTGCTCGACGAGGCGGGCCTGCGGCGGGTGCGGAAGCTGATGTCGCGCAAGTACACCTGGCAGTTCTGGTTGGTGGACGTGCCCGCCGCCCTGGCGCGGCGCGGCAAGCGCCCGCACACCGCGATCGCCGTCAAGCTTTGAGATTCCCGTAGCCCGCCCGTAACACGGGTGGGGTCCAATGCGGTCATGGAGACCGCGACTTCGCTGGCGATCAGTCAACTCTCTGGATATTTGCGGGGATTGACGCAGAGGCTGGATCCCGGGGCAGGCTGGTACGGGGAGTTCGTGCGCAGGGATCCGGAAGGCCTGAAGGCCTGTCTCGACGGGGCGGCGATGCCTCCGTGGGACGTGGTGGAATCGCTGCTGCGGGACCTGGCCGGGGCCCGGGGCACGGAGTTCGCGGCGCGGGAGACCGTATACGCGGCCCAGCTGCGGGCGGCGGCCGTCGCCGTGTGGGACCGGCTGCCGGGCGGCGAGGGCGAGCTGCGGTCCCTGCTCGCGGCGGCCGCGGAACAGCGGGCCGCTTCGCAGACGGCGCTGCGGAGCCTGACCGTACGGCTCGGCCGGGCCGCCGACCGGGCCGAGACGGACGCCCTCACCCGGGAACTCTCCTGGGCCCAGGACGACGTGGCCCGCGCGGCGGCCCGTCACGAGGACCTGGCGGC comes from Streptomyces virginiae and encodes:
- a CDS encoding alginate lyase family protein; translated protein: MNASKRVGFAVVGALLAGGLLLAACAAPEGHDAGDVVFHHPGVVVSHGGLRQAKQMVAAGKEPWTSAYRSLLTSRYASLDYTPHPADVVPCPFNSGPQSCLDERQDAIAAYTHALLWSVNGRTAHARKAVQIMDAWSAVMKTHREDNAALQAAWSGSSWARAAEIMNADYPDWGQSRVDRFKRMLRTAYLPAVRTQVPAYNGNWELAMTDAAVSIAVFLEDQVIFRESLERFRARVPAYFYLRSDGPRPMAPQYAAIHTADQVKAYWFDQGTYVDGIAQETCRNLMHVGYALAASAHIAETAWHQGVDLYGEQSARLRTALEFHAKYQLGAEAPPWLCGGKVERTMGPDLEVALHHYETRTGAKLPYTRALVEKTRPAGTDELFVAWETVSHGEAP
- a CDS encoding PPOX class F420-dependent oxidoreductase; translation: MDLEEFGRARYVSLTTFRKDGTPVATPVWAVADAGELYVWTRSDSWKVKRIRNNGRVTVTACDMRGRVEEGAQAREGEARLLDEAGLRRVRKLMSRKYTWQFWLVDVPAALARRGKRPHTAIAVKL